In Synergistaceae bacterium, a genomic segment contains:
- a CDS encoding AIR synthase family protein, producing MPGKLQPDILRKSVLDFTGAKRDDLLVGGGLGEDAALIRVNNGILVAASDPVTGAEKNAGKLLVHVNANDLACKGADPAWLIVTLIIPDSMGVKFIESIMREIHESCKELNISIAGGHTELTNKYTQPVISATMLGMTKYNLSAKNIREGDKILLTGHAGLEGMSILAQDKENLFAEIFTQDEIKLIQSWSNNLSIMKPAKILREFARYMHDPTEGGLNGALFETSGGCGMGIKFFDDSIPVHELTRRAAKKLNFDPLNLISSGMLLAVISPVKVKAAQEKLNANNIDSRIIGEFDSSAKNNFSTHEELWEILAR from the coding sequence ATGCCGGGTAAATTACAGCCTGATATATTGCGTAAAAGCGTCTTAGATTTCACAGGAGCTAAACGGGATGATTTATTAGTCGGAGGGGGACTCGGTGAAGACGCTGCATTAATTCGCGTAAATAACGGGATTCTTGTTGCTGCTTCTGATCCTGTAACAGGTGCGGAGAAAAACGCCGGAAAATTACTCGTACACGTTAATGCGAATGATCTAGCCTGCAAAGGTGCCGACCCTGCTTGGCTTATAGTAACGCTTATAATTCCTGACTCAATGGGCGTTAAATTTATCGAGTCAATTATGCGCGAAATTCACGAGTCATGTAAAGAGTTAAATATCTCAATAGCTGGCGGACATACTGAACTCACAAATAAATATACACAGCCCGTTATATCAGCCACTATGCTGGGAATGACGAAATATAATTTAAGCGCGAAAAATATTCGTGAAGGCGATAAAATTTTATTGACAGGCCACGCGGGACTTGAAGGAATGAGCATTCTTGCACAGGATAAAGAAAATTTATTTGCTGAGATATTTACTCAAGACGAGATAAAATTAATTCAATCATGGAGCAATAATCTATCAATTATGAAGCCTGCTAAAATTTTGCGGGAATTCGCGCGTTATATGCATGACCCTACAGAAGGCGGCTTAAACGGAGCATTATTTGAGACTTCAGGAGGCTGCGGAATGGGAATAAAATTTTTTGATGATTCAATTCCTGTGCATGAGCTAACAAGGCGGGCTGCGAAAAAATTAAATTTTGACCCGTTAAATTTAATCTCGTCGGGAATGTTATTAGCTGTTATTTCTCCGGTGAAAGTGAAAGCCGCTCAAGAAAAATTAAACGCTAATAATATAGATTCAAGAATCATAGGCGAATTTGACTCAAGCGCAAAAAATAATTTCTCGACTCACGAAGAATTATGGGAGATTCTAGCTCGTTAA
- a CDS encoding ABC transporter substrate-binding protein, with translation MLISPVNAQNLRVISLYPGHSDNIFALGGENILIALSENDDVDLLPNLPRVSIRSGAEKILSLSPDIVVTRTFAQRINPNLYNILERAGVKIISLDPPNWSDFPEYLRILASELNLNPDSAINKLNNIRADISRQAERIRTKPRVFIEATSREIHTCAPDSWAANLIKLSGGINIADSVRPLRSGSSIAPFGLERVIKSLANKNLDIYIIQTGAMNNTTLKDFHSRHWAGALKNVKICEIPEKYLSRPSLLGLEKGGRMLIEIFAESQKGEQIN, from the coding sequence TTGTTAATTTCGCCTGTGAATGCTCAAAATTTGCGGGTGATTTCACTATATCCCGGGCATTCTGATAATATTTTTGCGCTCGGAGGTGAAAATATTTTAATTGCCCTGTCAGAAAATGATGATGTTGATTTACTGCCTAACTTGCCGCGAGTCTCTATCAGGTCGGGAGCTGAAAAAATTTTATCGTTGAGTCCTGATATAGTAGTAACTCGGACTTTTGCTCAGAGAATTAACCCGAATTTATATAATATTCTCGAACGCGCCGGAGTAAAAATTATCAGTCTTGATCCGCCTAACTGGTCAGACTTCCCGGAATATTTGCGAATTCTAGCAAGCGAGTTAAATTTGAATCCTGACTCGGCAATAAATAAATTGAATAATATTCGCGCTGATATAAGCAGACAAGCTGAAAGAATCAGGACAAAGCCGCGAGTCTTCATTGAGGCAACTTCACGAGAAATTCACACATGCGCTCCGGACTCATGGGCAGCGAATTTAATAAAACTTTCAGGCGGAATAAATATAGCTGATTCTGTTCGGCCTTTGCGTTCGGGGAGTTCAATAGCTCCATTTGGACTCGAACGTGTGATAAAATCTCTCGCAAATAAAAATCTTGATATTTATATAATTCAGACTGGAGCAATGAATAATACGACTCTGAAAGATTTTCACTCAAGACACTGGGCGGGGGCGTTGAAAAATGTCAAAATATGCGAGATCCCGGAAAAATATTTAAGCCGGCCGTCTTTATTAGGGCTTGAGAAGGGCGGGAGAATGTTAATAGAAATTTTTGCAGAATCACAGAAAGGGGAGCAAATAAATTAA
- a CDS encoding ABC transporter ATP-binding protein has translation MREIYTIKNLFANYGNNLVLKDLNFCINSGALFSLIGANGSGKSTLLRVLAGLKFYSGSVKLFSHEVSKFNRKNFARSVSFVMSDKNFRPSYCFSVREIIALGRLPYRKLFSHLNDIDENLIIQAAEIMKISHLLGREITSLSDGERQLTFLAAALAQDTEILLLDEPTSALDPGKAAGVFEILRNLTSKGRTIITANHDINLSLEYSNYYIGIRNGELISLDKSENITPEILHKLYNSEFVPSEMWRALPE, from the coding sequence ATGAGAGAAATTTACACAATAAAAAATTTATTTGCTAATTACGGGAATAATTTAGTCCTGAAAGATTTAAATTTTTGCATAAATTCCGGCGCGTTATTCTCATTAATCGGGGCAAATGGCAGCGGTAAGAGCACTCTTTTACGAGTCTTGGCCGGTTTAAAATTTTATTCAGGCAGCGTGAAATTATTTTCTCATGAAGTCAGCAAGTTTAACAGGAAAAATTTTGCCCGTTCTGTAAGTTTTGTGATGAGCGATAAGAATTTCAGGCCGTCATATTGCTTCAGTGTTCGTGAAATTATTGCACTTGGCCGGCTCCCATATAGAAAACTTTTCTCACACTTGAATGATATAGACGAGAATTTAATTATACAAGCTGCTGAAATCATGAAAATTTCTCATTTACTGGGACGCGAAATAACTTCATTATCAGACGGAGAAAGGCAATTAACTTTTTTAGCGGCTGCACTTGCTCAAGACACGGAGATTTTATTACTTGACGAACCTACAAGCGCATTAGATCCGGGTAAGGCTGCGGGAGTCTTTGAGATTTTGCGCAATCTTACAAGCAAGGGCCGAACGATCATTACAGCGAATCACGACATAAATTTATCGCTTGAGTACTCAAATTATTATATAGGCATAAGGAACGGCGAATTAATTTCACTTGACAAGAGCGAAAATATTACACCTGAAATCCTGCATAAATTATATAATTCTGAATTCGTCCCGTCTGAAATGTGGCGCGCTTTACCTGAATGA
- a CDS encoding response regulator transcription factor, whose translation MKILIVEDEKSISEVVSAYAKREGLDTICAFDGVEALKLFDSEQPDLVILDLMLPKLNGEEVCRRIREKSNTPVIMLTAKSSESDVVSGLDLGANDYVAKPFSPRVLMARIRAQLRPREGREIRDNLASGTCADGRIEIDPERVEIRKDGVVIPVTKSEFLIFSTLASKPVRTWSREEIIRSALGDDYDGFDRTIDTYIKNLRKKLAEPGHENGWIKTIYGFGYRLDDEK comes from the coding sequence ATGAAAATTTTAATCGTTGAAGATGAGAAATCTATTTCTGAAGTAGTAAGTGCTTATGCCAAACGCGAGGGACTCGATACTATATGCGCATTTGACGGAGTTGAGGCTTTGAAATTATTTGACAGTGAACAGCCTGATTTAGTCATTCTTGATTTAATGCTGCCTAAATTGAACGGTGAAGAAGTTTGCAGGAGAATCCGCGAGAAATCAAATACTCCCGTTATAATGCTTACGGCCAAGAGCAGCGAGTCCGATGTTGTGTCAGGTCTTGACTTAGGAGCAAATGACTATGTAGCAAAACCCTTCAGTCCACGCGTATTAATGGCTCGAATCCGTGCACAGTTAAGACCTAGAGAAGGCCGGGAGATTCGCGATAATTTAGCGTCGGGAACTTGTGCGGACGGCAGAATCGAAATTGACCCCGAACGTGTAGAAATCCGCAAAGATGGAGTCGTAATTCCTGTAACTAAAAGCGAGTTCTTAATTTTCTCGACTCTTGCTTCAAAACCTGTGCGAACTTGGTCACGCGAGGAAATAATACGCTCGGCACTCGGTGATGATTATGACGGCTTTGACAGGACTATTGACACGTATATAAAGAATTTGCGCAAGAAATTAGCAGAGCCGGGACACGAAAACGGCTGGATCAAAACTATATACGGATTCGGCTATAGACTCGATGATGAGAAATAA